A window from Exiguobacterium marinum DSM 16307 encodes these proteins:
- a CDS encoding sigma-54-dependent Fis family transcriptional regulator — translation MNKRLMIVGAGKGGSEVLHMLMDSPLATIVAVVDSDVSAEGIALAKSYGIAVTDDWTKYAEAKLDFVIETTGQHQTFEELKDHFKEAVVLPGEFIRIVVERLKQNQQMLEAIIECTSEAISVADHHGNTILINPSYTRLTGFKKEDVVDKPATADIGMQESVHLKVLSTGQGVRDIRMQIGATRRDILVNAEPIIVEGKLRGSVGVIRDVSQIRALRDELQEAKTRIRNLEAKYQFADIIATSDAMRFVIEQAKLAAVTPVTVLIRGESGTGKELFAHAIHGESPRKYKKFIRVNCAAISPTLLESELFGYEDGAFSGAKRGGKTGYFEEADGGSLFLDEIGELPLDVQVKLLRVLQENEIVRVGGTTAIPIDVRIIAATNADLEQKVGDGSFREDLYYRINRMPIHIPPLRERLNELEALCDRIVRKLNQEYGRSVRGVDEDALILLKSQHWKGNVRELENVIGRAMIYMASTDQWIAPHHLQLSNRSTSQKVVESGTFHEAVAKYERDLIERTIEEAGGNKSEAARRLKISIRTLYNKLDTTQ, via the coding sequence ATGAATAAACGATTGATGATTGTCGGGGCCGGAAAAGGCGGGTCAGAGGTCCTTCATATGTTGATGGATTCACCACTTGCGACTATTGTGGCAGTCGTTGACTCTGATGTATCGGCTGAAGGAATCGCTCTTGCGAAAAGTTACGGCATCGCTGTGACAGACGATTGGACAAAATATGCTGAAGCTAAGCTAGACTTTGTCATCGAAACAACCGGACAGCATCAAACGTTCGAAGAGTTGAAAGACCATTTTAAAGAGGCGGTCGTGTTACCAGGAGAGTTTATTCGTATCGTTGTCGAGCGGTTGAAGCAGAATCAACAAATGCTTGAAGCAATCATTGAATGTACGAGTGAAGCCATTTCGGTAGCCGACCATCATGGAAATACGATATTGATCAACCCATCATACACTCGTTTGACGGGATTTAAAAAAGAAGACGTTGTCGATAAGCCGGCAACGGCTGATATCGGAATGCAAGAAAGTGTCCATTTGAAAGTATTGTCTACCGGGCAAGGCGTCAGGGACATCAGAATGCAAATCGGTGCGACAAGACGGGACATTCTCGTGAACGCGGAACCAATCATCGTGGAAGGTAAATTACGCGGCTCGGTCGGGGTCATCCGAGATGTGTCTCAAATCCGTGCGCTTCGAGATGAATTACAGGAAGCGAAAACACGCATTCGGAATCTAGAGGCGAAGTATCAGTTTGCCGATATCATCGCGACGAGTGATGCGATGCGATTTGTCATTGAGCAGGCAAAACTTGCTGCGGTGACCCCTGTGACAGTATTGATTCGTGGAGAATCGGGAACTGGGAAAGAATTGTTCGCCCATGCCATTCACGGGGAGTCCCCCCGGAAATATAAGAAGTTCATTCGGGTCAACTGTGCCGCCATCTCGCCAACGCTTCTTGAGAGTGAGTTGTTCGGCTATGAGGATGGCGCGTTCAGCGGTGCCAAACGTGGCGGGAAAACGGGTTATTTCGAGGAAGCGGACGGTGGTTCGCTCTTTTTAGACGAAATTGGTGAATTGCCGCTCGATGTTCAAGTGAAACTGTTACGTGTCCTACAGGAAAATGAAATCGTGCGAGTTGGAGGGACAACGGCGATCCCAATCGATGTCCGCATTATTGCCGCAACGAATGCCGATCTTGAGCAAAAAGTGGGGGATGGGTCCTTCCGTGAAGATTTGTATTACCGGATCAATCGTATGCCAATCCACATACCACCTTTACGTGAACGGTTGAATGAACTCGAAGCGCTGTGTGACCGAATCGTACGGAAGTTGAATCAGGAATATGGTCGCAGTGTACGTGGGGTAGACGAAGATGCGTTGATTCTACTGAAAAGTCAGCATTGGAAAGGGAACGTCCGAGAACTTGAGAACGTGATTGGGCGAGCGATGATTTACATGGCGAGCACCGACCAGTGGATCGCGCCTCACCACTTACAATTATCAAATCGGTCTACAAGTCAAAAAGTAGTTGAGTCCGGGACATTCCATGAGGCCGTAGCGAAATATGAGCGAGATTTGATTGAACGAACGATTGAAGAAGCCGGTGGGAACAAATCAGAAGCAGCCCGCCGATTAAAGATTTCGATTCGGACATTATATAACAAACTAGACACCACGCAATAA
- the yqiS gene encoding phosphate butyryltransferase — translation MNFERMLTNAKQLEGCTVSIAGAADEEVIRAVKLATNHGLSRFILFGEAREIRKLCEQYEIDESNVDILHAKGDVEIARRAALAVKNKEADVLMKGMVSTSTFMKAVLNREAGLRTKRTLSHVALFQIPNREKLIGVTDAAIHIAPTLEEKVEIIHNAVEAMHDIGYASPKVAAIGAVEVVNPQMNATLDAALLSQMNRRGQIKGCIVDGPLALDNAVDMIAAKQKGINSEVAGQADLLVVPYIEVGNVLYKSIMYFAEASVAAIVVGASAPVVLTSRADTAEAKLYSLAFALLHAKN, via the coding sequence ATGAATTTTGAACGGATGCTGACGAACGCGAAACAACTAGAAGGTTGTACCGTGTCCATTGCGGGTGCAGCGGACGAAGAAGTTATTCGGGCCGTAAAACTTGCTACGAATCATGGCTTGTCTCGCTTCATTTTGTTCGGCGAAGCTAGAGAAATCCGGAAGTTATGTGAGCAGTATGAGATCGATGAGTCAAACGTCGATATTTTACATGCGAAAGGTGATGTAGAGATTGCACGCCGCGCCGCGCTAGCCGTGAAAAACAAAGAAGCGGATGTACTCATGAAAGGAATGGTGTCGACATCTACTTTCATGAAAGCCGTCCTCAATCGAGAGGCTGGTCTTCGGACGAAACGAACGCTCAGTCATGTGGCTTTATTTCAAATTCCGAATCGAGAGAAGCTGATCGGTGTGACTGATGCTGCGATTCATATTGCGCCGACGCTTGAAGAAAAAGTTGAAATCATCCACAATGCTGTCGAGGCGATGCATGACATTGGTTACGCATCACCAAAAGTTGCAGCAATCGGAGCGGTCGAAGTTGTCAATCCACAGATGAATGCGACACTCGATGCCGCGTTACTCAGTCAAATGAATCGTAGGGGTCAAATCAAAGGCTGTATCGTAGACGGACCACTCGCACTCGATAATGCGGTCGATATGATTGCGGCCAAGCAAAAAGGAATCAACAGTGAAGTAGCCGGTCAAGCTGACTTATTAGTCGTACCATACATAGAGGTCGGCAACGTCCTTTATAAATCAATCATGTATTTTGCAGAGGCGAGCGTAGCGGCGATTGTCGTCGGCGCATCAGCCCCTGTCGTGTTGACGAGTCGTGCCGATACTGCAGAAGCGAAACTATATTCACTCGCATTCGCTTTGTTACATGCCAAAAATTAA
- a CDS encoding Glu/Leu/Phe/Val family dehydrogenase, with translation MMETNTEPRFRIFDVLQSEDYEQIVFCQDQTSGLKAIIAIHDTTLGPALGGLRMWNYESEQEALTDVLRLAKGMTYKNAAAGLNLGGGKAVIIGNAKTDKSEALFRAFGRYVQSLSGRYITAEDVNTTVSDMDFIHMETDYVTGVSPAFGSSGNPSPVTAYGVYRGMKAAAKWKFGTDSLAGKTVAVQGVGNVAYNLCRHLHEEGAHLIVTDINEEALKRAETDFGATVVKPDEIYSVECDIFAPCALGAVINDQTIPQLKAQIVAGAANNQLAEDRHGDVLDENGILYSPDFVINAGGVINVADELEGYNRERAMKKVELIYDNMMRVFEIAERDGVPTHVAADKMAEERIQMMSRSRSQFLKVEKSILGRR, from the coding sequence ATGATGGAAACAAACACAGAACCACGCTTCCGTATTTTTGATGTTTTACAATCTGAGGACTATGAACAAATCGTATTTTGTCAGGACCAAACTTCAGGACTAAAAGCAATCATCGCGATTCACGATACGACACTCGGTCCAGCGCTCGGTGGACTTCGCATGTGGAACTATGAATCAGAACAAGAAGCACTCACAGACGTCTTGCGCCTTGCAAAAGGAATGACGTATAAAAATGCGGCAGCCGGTCTCAACCTTGGAGGCGGAAAAGCTGTCATCATCGGAAATGCGAAGACGGATAAGTCAGAAGCGCTCTTCCGTGCGTTCGGTCGTTACGTACAGTCACTTAGCGGACGCTACATCACGGCTGAAGATGTCAACACGACAGTTTCAGATATGGATTTCATTCATATGGAGACAGACTACGTAACAGGCGTTAGCCCAGCATTCGGCTCGAGTGGTAACCCTTCACCTGTAACAGCATACGGTGTGTATCGTGGGATGAAAGCGGCTGCTAAATGGAAGTTTGGTACCGACTCGCTCGCTGGGAAGACGGTTGCTGTACAAGGTGTCGGAAACGTTGCCTATAATTTATGCCGCCACCTTCACGAAGAAGGTGCGCATTTGATCGTGACAGATATTAACGAGGAAGCACTCAAACGTGCGGAGACTGACTTTGGTGCGACTGTCGTCAAGCCGGATGAAATTTACTCTGTCGAATGTGACATTTTTGCCCCATGTGCACTCGGTGCGGTCATCAACGATCAAACGATTCCACAGTTAAAAGCTCAAATCGTCGCAGGTGCTGCGAACAACCAATTGGCAGAAGATCGTCACGGTGATGTGCTCGACGAGAACGGTATCCTCTATTCACCAGATTTCGTCATCAACGCTGGAGGTGTCATCAACGTCGCCGACGAACTCGAAGGCTACAACCGAGAACGCGCGATGAAAAAAGTCGAACTCATCTATGACAACATGATGCGCGTCTTTGAAATCGCAGAACGTGACGGTGTACCGACACACGTCGCGGCCGATAAGATGGCTGAAGAGCGTATTCAGATGATGTCGCGTTCACGCAGTCAATTCCTAAAAGTCGAAAAAAGCATTCTAGGGAGACGCTAA
- the buk gene encoding butyrate kinase, which translates to MTKRLILAINPGSTSTKVGLFDGKEEVMTRTVRHEIDVTGLTLPEQLPHREQEVRALLEETGIAVNDLTAVVGRGGLLAPMTSGTYTVNELMREDLTSGRFGMHASNLGGLIASKIGEHEGVPSFIVDPVVVDEMHELARKTGMSEIDRRSIFHALNQKAVAKRFASENGSDYNELNLIVAHLGGGITVGAHAAGRVIDVNNGLDGDGPLAPERAGSIPVGQVVELCYSTRYKESEMKKKIVGQGGLFAHLGTYDAIEIEQRLETGDDEARLLYETMAYRVAQEISKHGATLCGRVDAILLTGGIAYSDWLTDKIKERVTYLAPVHIYPGEDELKALAEGALRIIEKEETARVYEGDTHGTRI; encoded by the coding sequence ATGACGAAACGGCTAATTCTTGCAATCAACCCAGGGTCGACCTCGACGAAAGTTGGATTGTTTGATGGGAAGGAAGAAGTGATGACTCGCACGGTTCGTCATGAGATTGACGTGACCGGCCTCACTCTTCCGGAGCAATTGCCTCATCGTGAGCAAGAAGTACGTGCCTTGTTAGAAGAGACTGGCATCGCGGTCAACGATTTGACCGCGGTCGTCGGTCGTGGTGGCTTACTTGCGCCAATGACATCGGGAACATATACCGTCAATGAACTCATGCGTGAGGATTTGACGAGCGGTCGTTTCGGGATGCACGCATCCAACCTTGGTGGATTGATTGCTTCTAAAATTGGTGAGCACGAAGGAGTCCCGAGTTTCATTGTCGATCCAGTCGTTGTCGATGAGATGCATGAGTTGGCCCGTAAGACGGGTATGTCAGAGATTGATCGTCGGAGTATTTTCCATGCTCTTAACCAAAAGGCCGTTGCGAAGCGATTCGCATCTGAAAATGGAAGCGATTACAACGAGCTGAATCTCATTGTTGCGCATCTCGGTGGCGGAATCACTGTCGGTGCACATGCGGCCGGCCGCGTCATTGATGTGAACAATGGACTGGACGGGGACGGTCCGCTTGCACCAGAGCGTGCCGGTTCAATTCCTGTTGGACAGGTAGTAGAACTATGTTATAGTACCAGGTATAAAGAATCGGAAATGAAGAAGAAAATTGTTGGTCAGGGCGGACTGTTCGCTCACCTCGGAACATACGATGCGATTGAGATTGAACAACGCTTAGAAACAGGTGACGATGAGGCGAGACTTTTGTATGAGACGATGGCTTATCGCGTCGCTCAAGAGATTTCTAAACATGGGGCGACATTATGTGGTCGTGTAGATGCCATCTTACTGACGGGCGGGATCGCATATTCCGACTGGCTGACTGACAAGATTAAGGAGCGTGTCACTTATCTCGCGCCGGTACACATTTATCCGGGTGAAGATGAACTAAAAGCGTTGGCTGAAGGTGCGCTTCGCATCATCGAGAAGGAAGAGACCGCACGAGTTTATGAGGGGGATACACATGGCACAAGAATTTGA
- the lpdA gene encoding dihydrolipoyl dehydrogenase: MAQEFDVVVIGGGPGGYVAAIKAAQAGKSVAIVEAKKLGGTCLHRGCIPTKALLKAAHVYQTAKQSATYGVETGDVTFNMERAQTYKRDLVSGLEKGIEHLMKQGKIEVFRGKASILGPSIFSPQPGTVSVEDETGESELILPNQLIIATGSIPRELPGLPFDHERILNSDDLLNFETLPESIAIVGGGVIGVEWASMLVDLDVNVTLIEVGDRLLPLEDKAVSREVERLLKKRGVRVKKSVTVDAERTLIHEDAVELAVGEDMLNVDCVLVSVGRVANTEDLGLQNTSIVVESGIIQVDSQYRTKERHIFAIGDCIGKLQLAHVASAEGVKAVETILGLEPTPLDYMLIPRCVYSVPEVASVGLTEEAAKDAGHDVKTGTYRFNGLGKARIEGQADGFVKLVSDKETDDLLGVHIVGPKATELITEGGLALVLNATAWEMGQLVHPHPALSEAFQEAALAVDGLPIHA; encoded by the coding sequence ATGGCACAAGAATTTGATGTTGTCGTCATCGGTGGAGGACCAGGAGGATATGTGGCCGCGATTAAAGCGGCCCAGGCAGGAAAATCTGTCGCAATCGTCGAGGCGAAGAAGTTAGGCGGCACCTGCTTACATAGAGGATGTATCCCGACGAAGGCGCTCTTAAAAGCGGCACACGTTTATCAAACGGCGAAACAGAGCGCGACGTATGGTGTGGAAACAGGAGACGTGACGTTCAATATGGAACGGGCCCAAACGTATAAACGGGATCTCGTCTCCGGTCTTGAAAAAGGAATCGAGCATTTGATGAAACAAGGAAAGATCGAAGTGTTTCGGGGGAAAGCCTCCATTCTTGGACCAAGTATCTTCTCACCACAACCAGGGACCGTATCGGTTGAAGATGAAACGGGTGAGTCGGAACTCATCTTGCCGAACCAATTGATTATCGCCACAGGATCGATTCCACGTGAGCTTCCTGGGTTACCGTTCGATCACGAGCGTATTTTAAACTCAGACGACTTGCTCAATTTCGAGACACTACCTGAATCGATTGCGATTGTCGGTGGCGGTGTGATCGGAGTCGAATGGGCATCGATGCTCGTCGATTTGGATGTGAATGTGACGTTGATTGAAGTAGGCGATCGTTTACTCCCGCTCGAGGACAAGGCGGTCTCCCGTGAAGTGGAGCGGTTATTGAAGAAGCGCGGTGTTCGTGTGAAGAAAAGTGTGACAGTCGATGCGGAACGGACATTGATTCATGAAGATGCGGTGGAACTTGCTGTTGGGGAAGACATGTTGAACGTTGACTGTGTCCTCGTCTCAGTGGGTCGTGTCGCTAATACAGAAGACCTGGGGCTACAAAATACGTCCATTGTCGTCGAGAGCGGGATCATTCAAGTCGATAGCCAGTATCGGACGAAAGAACGTCATATCTTTGCAATCGGTGACTGTATCGGGAAGCTACAACTCGCCCACGTCGCTTCAGCAGAAGGAGTGAAGGCCGTCGAGACGATTCTTGGTCTTGAGCCGACACCACTCGATTATATGCTCATCCCACGCTGTGTATACAGTGTCCCTGAAGTCGCCTCGGTCGGTCTGACAGAAGAAGCAGCAAAAGATGCGGGACATGACGTGAAGACAGGGACGTATCGCTTCAACGGCCTCGGGAAAGCGCGCATTGAAGGGCAAGCCGACGGATTCGTCAAACTCGTTTCGGACAAAGAGACAGATGACCTGCTCGGTGTCCATATCGTCGGACCGAAAGCGACTGAACTCATCACTGAAGGCGGGCTCGCACTCGTCTTGAACGCGACCGCTTGGGAGATGGGGCAACTCGTTCACCCACACCCTGCACTAAGTGAGGCTTTCCAGGAAGCGGCGCTCGCCGTCGATGGATTACCGATTCACGCCTAA
- a CDS encoding thiamine pyrophosphate-dependent dehydrogenase E1 component subunit alpha has translation MEQMTVNSYEELGLTKQDLLAMYETMVRARKIDERMWKLNRAGKIPFVVSCQGQEAAQVGAAFALEKGIDYVLPYYRDVAVVLHFGQTSRDLMLSAFAKAEDPNSGGRQMPGHFGSKEHRIVTGSSPVTTQVPHAVGIALAAKMKKEELVTFVSFGEGSSNQGDFHEGANFAGVHKLPVILFCENNKYAISVPLTKQLACERVSDRAKGYGMPGVTVDGTDPIAVYAVVKEARERALRGEGPTLIEAEVERLVPHSSDDDDKAYRSAEELAGLKERDGIKLFRQRLINEEVATSDVLSEIDEKIDLEVNEATTYADKAPYAAPESAMDYVYEEEK, from the coding sequence ATGGAACAGATGACTGTAAACTCATATGAAGAGCTCGGCTTAACAAAACAAGATTTATTGGCGATGTACGAAACGATGGTGCGTGCGCGTAAAATTGATGAACGGATGTGGAAGTTGAACCGCGCCGGGAAAATCCCGTTCGTCGTTTCGTGTCAAGGTCAAGAGGCAGCGCAGGTCGGGGCGGCGTTCGCACTCGAAAAAGGAATCGACTATGTCCTCCCTTACTATCGTGATGTGGCGGTCGTCCTACACTTCGGTCAAACTTCAAGAGACTTGATGCTGTCGGCGTTCGCGAAAGCGGAAGATCCGAACTCGGGCGGTCGTCAGATGCCTGGACACTTCGGCTCGAAAGAGCATCGCATCGTGACGGGTTCATCTCCGGTTACGACACAAGTCCCTCATGCTGTCGGAATCGCACTCGCAGCGAAGATGAAAAAAGAAGAGCTCGTCACGTTCGTCTCGTTCGGTGAAGGGTCTTCCAACCAAGGAGATTTCCACGAAGGTGCAAACTTTGCCGGTGTCCACAAACTTCCGGTCATCTTATTCTGTGAGAACAACAAATATGCGATCTCGGTACCACTCACGAAGCAGTTGGCATGTGAAAGAGTATCTGACCGGGCGAAAGGTTACGGGATGCCAGGCGTGACAGTCGACGGGACCGACCCGATTGCCGTTTATGCGGTCGTGAAAGAAGCGCGTGAACGTGCTCTGCGCGGAGAGGGACCGACACTCATCGAAGCAGAAGTGGAACGCCTCGTACCTCACTCATCAGATGACGATGACAAAGCCTACCGCTCAGCGGAAGAATTGGCTGGATTGAAAGAACGGGACGGCATAAAACTATTCCGTCAGCGCCTCATTAACGAGGAGGTCGCTACGTCTGATGTGCTCTCGGAAATTGACGAGAAGATTGATTTAGAAGTGAACGAAGCGACGACGTATGCGGATAAGGCACCGTACGCTGCGCCTGAATCTGCAATGGATTACGTCTACGAGGAGGAAAAATGA
- a CDS encoding alpha-ketoacid dehydrogenase subunit beta has product MKTFIEAINEAIHEEMERDENVFVVGEDVGVRGGVFRATQGLIEKYGEGRVIDAPLAESAIAGVGVGAAMYGMRPIAEMQFADFIMPAVNQIVSEAAKIRYRSNNDWTCPMVIRAPFGGGIHGALYHSQSVEAMFSSTPGLKVVIPSDPVDAKGLLKEAIRSNDPVLFFEHKRAYRLLKADLPADEYTVEIGKAAVKREGDDITIITYGLCVHMAQEAAKTLEEEGISTHILDLRTVYPLDQESIIESVKKTGKVLLVTEDNKEGSIIGEVAAIIAEKALFELDAPIERLAGPDVPAMPYAPPMEKFFIVSPEKIAERARQLAAF; this is encoded by the coding sequence ATGAAAACGTTTATCGAAGCGATCAACGAAGCGATTCATGAGGAAATGGAGCGCGACGAAAACGTCTTCGTCGTCGGAGAAGACGTCGGCGTTCGCGGCGGGGTATTCCGTGCCACACAAGGGTTGATTGAGAAGTACGGGGAAGGTCGTGTCATCGATGCACCGCTCGCCGAGAGTGCGATTGCTGGTGTCGGTGTCGGAGCTGCGATGTATGGGATGCGACCGATCGCAGAAATGCAATTCGCAGACTTCATCATGCCAGCAGTGAACCAAATCGTATCGGAAGCTGCGAAAATTCGTTACCGCTCGAATAACGATTGGACATGTCCGATGGTCATCCGTGCGCCTTTTGGTGGAGGAATCCACGGGGCCCTCTATCATTCGCAATCGGTCGAGGCGATGTTTAGTTCGACGCCAGGCCTTAAAGTCGTCATTCCATCAGACCCGGTCGATGCGAAAGGATTATTGAAAGAGGCGATTCGTTCAAACGACCCGGTGCTCTTCTTTGAACATAAGCGTGCCTATCGTCTTTTGAAGGCAGACTTGCCGGCGGACGAATATACGGTCGAAATCGGTAAGGCGGCAGTCAAACGTGAAGGCGATGACATCACGATCATCACATACGGTCTCTGTGTACACATGGCACAAGAGGCAGCGAAAACGCTCGAAGAGGAAGGGATTAGCACGCACATTCTCGATCTTCGTACTGTCTACCCACTTGACCAAGAGTCAATCATCGAAAGCGTGAAGAAAACGGGGAAAGTGCTACTCGTGACAGAGGACAACAAAGAAGGAAGCATCATTGGAGAAGTCGCGGCGATCATCGCAGAGAAAGCGCTTTTCGAACTCGATGCACCGATTGAACGCTTAGCGGGCCCTGATGTTCCAGCTATGCCGTACGCACCACCGATGGAAAAATTCTTTATCGTATCCCCAGAAAAAATTGCCGAGCGGGCACGTCAGCTCGCGGCGTTTTAA
- a CDS encoding dihydrolipoamide acetyltransferase family protein — MEQTITMPQLGESVTEGTITTYLVKPGDRVEEYEPLAEVMTDKVTAEIPATSAGTIKEFLIPEGETVSVGTPVLTMEVESAEESAVETKTEPIAETTPAEPVAKQAVAVAPKKQSGNGRFSPAVIRLANENDIDLNDLSGSGLGGRITRKDILRYLSDGRPSTPDQATQAPVQETMVQTKMDVPTEAPRPVVEPSQPVASTSTSSGRYESIPTAGVRQAIANNMVRSKHEAPHAWLMIEVDVTNLVDGRAKLKDEFMKREGVKLTFMPFFMKAAIEALKKYPMMNSEWAGDHIKVHQDIHLSVAVAANDALYVPVIRQADEKNIKGLAVALQDVASRARENRLKAEEMRGGTFTINNTGAFGSIQSAPILNYPQAAILSVESIVKRPVWVNGMFAARDMVNLCMSVDHRVLDGLVAGQFLQAIKQSLESIDPNTYTLY, encoded by the coding sequence ATGGAACAAACGATTACAATGCCCCAACTCGGGGAGAGTGTGACAGAAGGAACGATTACGACTTATCTCGTCAAACCGGGCGACCGTGTGGAAGAATACGAGCCACTAGCTGAGGTCATGACGGATAAAGTCACTGCTGAAATTCCGGCGACGAGTGCGGGAACCATCAAAGAATTCCTCATTCCAGAAGGGGAGACGGTCAGCGTCGGGACACCGGTACTGACGATGGAAGTAGAAAGTGCCGAGGAATCAGCGGTTGAGACGAAGACCGAACCGATCGCAGAAACGACTCCTGCAGAACCCGTGGCGAAGCAAGCAGTCGCTGTCGCTCCGAAAAAACAAAGTGGCAACGGGCGTTTCTCTCCTGCAGTCATCCGACTCGCCAATGAGAACGACATTGACTTGAATGACTTAAGTGGGAGCGGTCTAGGTGGACGTATTACCCGTAAAGATATTTTACGTTACCTTTCGGATGGCCGCCCTTCGACTCCAGATCAAGCGACGCAGGCACCCGTTCAAGAGACGATGGTACAGACGAAGATGGACGTTCCGACTGAGGCACCACGTCCTGTCGTCGAGCCGTCGCAACCGGTCGCATCGACATCCACTTCTTCTGGACGCTATGAATCCATTCCGACAGCAGGTGTACGTCAAGCGATTGCGAACAATATGGTCCGCTCAAAACACGAGGCCCCGCACGCATGGCTCATGATTGAAGTCGACGTGACGAATCTCGTCGACGGCCGGGCAAAACTGAAAGACGAGTTCATGAAACGGGAAGGTGTCAAATTGACATTCATGCCGTTCTTCATGAAAGCGGCGATCGAGGCATTGAAGAAATATCCGATGATGAACTCGGAGTGGGCGGGCGATCATATCAAAGTTCACCAAGACATCCATCTTTCTGTGGCTGTCGCGGCAAACGACGCCCTTTATGTACCGGTCATTCGTCAAGCGGATGAGAAGAACATCAAAGGACTTGCTGTTGCACTTCAAGACGTGGCGTCACGTGCGCGTGAGAACCGTTTGAAGGCAGAAGAGATGCGTGGCGGGACGTTCACGATCAATAACACAGGTGCGTTCGGTTCGATTCAGTCGGCACCGATCTTGAATTACCCACAAGCGGCGATTCTCTCGGTCGAGTCGATCGTGAAGCGTCCGGTCTGGGTGAACGGGATGTTCGCGGCACGCGACATGGTCAACCTTTGCATGTCGGTCGACCATCGCGTCCTCGACGGTCTCGTCGCAGGACAGTTCTTGCAGGCGATCAAGCAGTCGCTCGAGTCCATCGACCCGAACACGTATACGTTGTATTAA
- a CDS encoding sporulation protein yields the protein MFKKILSSIGIGAAKVDTRLNESHCMPGGELNGVVHIEGGSVEQSVDSIYLFFNTLYKHEVNDKITHSTFTIEKILLNEAPFMIGPGEVKEIQFTVNVPFNTPLSVSQSKSWIETGLDIAQAVDPKDEDAITVQPNAAQQVILGAMDELGFRLKKADTEMLPARHRSGRLPIAQELEYSANGSRFGRQLDEVEVVMLQNEDTIELLIQVDRSVHDLGSLFADLTGSDESTHRVRYDIARLSVAEVRRDIETMIEQSI from the coding sequence ATGTTTAAAAAGATTTTATCTTCAATCGGAATCGGTGCCGCAAAAGTTGATACGCGCCTGAATGAAAGCCACTGTATGCCCGGCGGGGAACTGAACGGGGTCGTCCATATCGAAGGCGGTTCTGTCGAACAATCGGTTGATAGTATCTATCTGTTCTTCAACACGTTATATAAACATGAAGTGAACGACAAAATCACACACTCGACGTTTACGATTGAAAAGATTTTATTGAATGAGGCGCCGTTTATGATTGGACCAGGGGAAGTGAAAGAAATCCAATTCACAGTCAACGTCCCGTTCAACACACCTCTTTCTGTCAGCCAATCGAAATCATGGATTGAGACGGGGCTAGATATCGCCCAAGCCGTAGACCCGAAAGATGAAGATGCGATCACCGTGCAACCGAACGCCGCCCAACAAGTCATTTTAGGTGCGATGGACGAGCTCGGTTTCCGCCTGAAGAAAGCCGATACAGAGATGCTTCCGGCACGCCACCGGTCCGGTCGCCTTCCGATTGCACAAGAACTCGAGTATTCAGCGAACGGTTCGCGTTTCGGTCGCCAGTTAGATGAGGTCGAAGTCGTGATGTTACAGAACGAGGACACGATTGAACTTCTCATTCAAGTCGACCGCAGTGTCCACGATCTCGGAAGTCTCTTTGCCGACTTGACGGGTTCAGACGAATCGACTCATCGTGTGCGCTATGACATCGCTCGTTTATCTGTAGCTGAAGTCCGTCGTGACATCGAAACGATGATCGAACAATCGATTTAA